The sequence CTAATGAGAAGTTGTAATCGGAAGGCACCTTCGCTTCCTTCTGTTCTTTTGCATAAGGATTTTTGCTAATGATAAAACCGATAGACTCATTCCAGACATTCGGATTTTTATCCGCTAGCACATGGAATACTGGTAAACTAATAACAACAAAAGCTACGAGTCCAATGATGGCCTTTTTTCTATCACCCGATTTAACCGCTAATATAATCAATAACGGCGTCATCAGTAAAACTGTTACGAAGCCACTGGTAGAGACTGACATCAGCATAATTGCAAGGGATACAACAGATACACCAATATTGATATAACTTCTGATTTTATTTTCATCGACGATTGCCCATGCCAGATACATCACTGTTATGACCGCAAACATCCCACTCATGAAGTTCCACTGGTTGAGTGTTCCGAGAAGTGTTGATCCCTCTCCAAGCGTTGCGCCTTCTGGGACAAATAGCGCTATCATTTTTTGAATAGCTGGGTATTGCATGGCGTCATGCCCAGTGAAATTCATCGTTATTAAAATAAGATTGATCATTATAAATGGATACAAGGAATACATGACATACTCCACAGCCTTTTTAGGGTAGCTAATATTCATCGCTATAAAAAATAATGCTAGATAACATATGTATGAAATAGCCCCGTCTGAACGATTGTACTGGCCCCATAGCGCGATTGTTATACTTGGGGATAGAACCGTTGAAATTAGAATAGCAACCGCAAAAACGCCTAGAAATAGGTTCAGTACACTTTTACGAATTTGTCCACCAATGAACAGTATTTTCGTTAGTAGCAATGCAGCAGCGAAAATTGTAATAACCATAAGAGCTATCGCCTTATAATGCGTGAAGAGATCTCCTTTCGTCCCTGAAGTTAGCAGTGCTGTATTTGTAATCCTTGGACTCACAACCTCCTGGACATATCCTCCAACAAGTAATGGAACTAGTGCTACGGCAAGTAAAAGCAGCCCGAATATCCAACGATCTATTTTGACGCGGGAAATACGTTCCTCCTCCACATCTCTAACCATTTTAGTATTTGCACCGTAATATGAAGTCATAGCCTTTACCCTTCCTTTGTAGAGTTACTGATTTTCTCTTGCAATTGCGTAACCCTTTCCTGATACTGTGGATAACTCTCTGGAGCTTTAAGTGTTTTACTTCGCTCAAGCACTTCTGCAGCCTCTTCAAGCATTTCAGCCAAAATAAGCGCTTCTGCCAGTTGCAACATGAACAATGGATCTTCAACTTTATAAGGATTATTGTCCAATGCCCGCTGCATATACAAAATACTCTTTTCAGTTTCTCCAGCATTCGTAGCGGCCAGCGCAATCATATAATTCACTGCATCAGAGCGACCGTGCCTCTTCTCTAAATCAGCAGACTCTGCAAGCGCATCCTTATAGTTTCCTTCTTTTAATTGCTGAATAACTATATTATATTGTTTATTGTCCATTTGAAATACCTGGTCCTGCTTCTTCCCCATAAGAGAGGCCACAATAAATCCTACAATCAAGACAAAAGCTATGCCTATTGTAATATACTTCCTCGTTGAATTCTCCACGCCGTATTCTCCTTCAACTTTCAATTCTATTATTTATGACTTTTGGATACTTGTATATTGTACCTTAAATTTGGTCAATAGTCATGGGGCCACAAAGGGACAGTTCTTTTGTGCACTAAAAAATATTTGGTTTGTGTCAGGATGGGGGAATGCAATAATTGTGCGAGAACTTTTATGAGATTAACAAGAAAGGACCATCCTTCAGGTTGGGTTTTCCTTGTTTATTTAGTGGAATGACTGAGAGGAATGGAGGTGAAACAGATGCTTATTGAAGTGTTTAAAAGTAGGCTGCAAGAGAATTGCTGGATTCATCTTATCTGTGGAAAGCCCCTATGAAAGAAAACCAATCAAAGCCATATCCACGGGGCTATTGCCAAGACTTTTACTACTAAACTAAATATTGTACTTATTCATTTCTTGTAACCTAGGAAAAACTCGTCCCCCTGTTTTTCAGAAACCATCAAAGTATCCGTAATTTCCGCACTTGGGTCCGCGCTTACTAAACATTCCGCATCATCGTTTGTCTCTATTTTAGGAGAATTTTGTTTTCGTAATCTTAAAATCGTTATTAGTATAAATCGATTTAGTCGATCAATTGTAACAAAGCTTTCTTCCGTATCCAATAGTTGCTGAATAATTTGCTGCTGAACAACCTCTTGTTGTAGATGATAAACTGGGAGCTCAATCTGATGCAAGGCAACTTCTATCTCCTGCACAAACTTTGCTTCATTGATAACTACTAAGGCTTGTTGCATATCGGTGATTTTATTTTGCATATACTGAACGAGTGCTTCGAAATTAGAATATTGTGTAGCATCCAGTATCGCTTGTTTTAGTACCATGCTTTTTACTGCCATTGAAACTTGTTGCAAATCATCCGATAGAGAGTTGTTAAGTTCCGCCAGTAATTCTTCACCCGTCCTATTTTGTGCAAAAGTAAACGGTACCTTGTCGCTTAAATTCACTTGCTCAACAACATTCAACTGACGCTTTTTCAAAATAGCTTGTATCTGTTTTTTCAAATCGGCTTTCAGCTGATTTTCTGGCAAACTGCCTAAACCAATATAAATAGATTGCAAAGCCTTATCATCCAGCAGTTGTTCCCCATTCAACTGATTTTTAAATACAACGGCCCTTTCAAGTGCCGCAACTTCCTCTTTCACTACTTGCACCTCATCTGAAAGGTATAACAGTGCAGTTAGACTTTGCTTGACATCTTTTAAGGCATCTTCTGAAGGGTATTGCATTGTATACTTCGCCAGCTGTTTGTGGATACTCGCTATCACTTCATAATCGAAATTCCAGACATGTGTATAAAAAAGCGGATGATTATTTGGCACTACTCCATCTAA comes from Sporosarcina sp. FSL K6-3457 and encodes:
- a CDS encoding O-antigen ligase family protein is translated as MTSYYGANTKMVRDVEEERISRVKIDRWIFGLLLLAVALVPLLVGGYVQEVVSPRITNTALLTSGTKGDLFTHYKAIALMVITIFAAALLLTKILFIGGQIRKSVLNLFLGVFAVAILISTVLSPSITIALWGQYNRSDGAISYICYLALFFIAMNISYPKKAVEYVMYSLYPFIMINLILITMNFTGHDAMQYPAIQKMIALFVPEGATLGEGSTLLGTLNQWNFMSGMFAVITVMYLAWAIVDENKIRSYINIGVSVVSLAIMLMSVSTSGFVTVLLMTPLLIILAVKSGDRKKAIIGLVAFVVISLPVFHVLADKNPNVWNESIGFIISKNPYAKEQKEAKVPSDYNFSLENRVHAAENSFELPVLPASGVSAGTGRLYIWEKTVDLTMERPLFGFGMDTLMYHFPHYNIDARAGLRTEKTIVDKPHSMYVGAFYGTGIVGFIGFMGVLVLTGWVALKTVVIRKYVMASMLGIGWLAFLIQALFNDTLPGTAGPMWAIAGMMMAILLAKNEVKEDGVNN
- a CDS encoding tetratricopeptide repeat protein; translated protein: MENSTRKYITIGIAFVLIVGFIVASLMGKKQDQVFQMDNKQYNIVIQQLKEGNYKDALAESADLEKRHGRSDAVNYMIALAATNAGETEKSILYMQRALDNNPYKVEDPLFMLQLAEALILAEMLEEAAEVLERSKTLKAPESYPQYQERVTQLQEKISNSTKEG